The following are encoded in a window of Algiphilus aromaticivorans DG1253 genomic DNA:
- a CDS encoding integration host factor subunit beta: MTKSELIDRLAERVAPLQVPHGDVEMAVKLILDTVSRELAADRRVEIRGFGSFSVHHRDARTGRNPRTGVTVDIPPKRVPHFKPGKALRERVDRGNGNV, encoded by the coding sequence ATGACGAAATCCGAGTTGATCGACCGCCTTGCCGAGCGCGTGGCGCCGCTGCAGGTACCCCACGGCGACGTCGAAATGGCGGTCAAGCTGATTCTGGACACCGTCAGCCGCGAGCTGGCGGCGGACCGTCGGGTCGAGATCCGCGGCTTCGGCAGTTTCTCGGTACATCACCGGGATGCGCGCACCGGCCGCAATCCGCGTACCGGCGTGACCGTCGATATTCCGCCCAAGCGGGTGCCGCATTTCAAGCCCGGCAAGGCCCTGCGCGAGCGCGTCGACCGCGGGAACGGCAATGTATAA
- a CDS encoding tetratricopeptide repeat protein, translated as MLGSFGMAVLLLPLGLALGWHLRRLADETPESRNGTPVSADYLEGLQLLASGDPDRAIAALIRAVAVDQDTIELHLTLGRLFRKRGEVDRAMRIHQHLMTREGLPAEQINHLRLELARDYHEAGLLDRAEALYRELVDDGMYLEEALQALLSIFEQTRDWDNAEATARRLQTVAGRSQARLLAHYACERADAARASGDVGLALEHAQRALRVDDDCVRASLLLGELREAAQDHAGALRAYEHVAEQDLRFFPTVLPRLRRVHTETGGGDGYRRYLLAAEKHYESVAPRLARLRLDVEDGGAVVDELAEICRAQPTWTGLRMLAELRAEEDALAQVLHEGLEIALQSRAQYRCENCGLTPRLLFWQCPGCKQWATIRPTSDLLQDT; from the coding sequence ATGCTCGGCAGCTTCGGCATGGCCGTTCTGCTGCTGCCGCTCGGTCTGGCGCTGGGATGGCATTTGCGGCGACTCGCGGACGAGACACCGGAGTCTCGAAACGGCACGCCGGTATCCGCGGATTATCTGGAAGGGCTGCAGCTACTCGCCAGCGGCGATCCGGATCGCGCCATCGCGGCATTGATACGCGCGGTGGCGGTCGACCAGGACACCATCGAGCTGCATCTGACGCTGGGCCGGCTATTCCGCAAGCGCGGCGAGGTCGATCGCGCCATGCGCATCCACCAGCACTTGATGACGCGCGAGGGCCTGCCTGCCGAGCAGATCAACCATTTGCGGCTGGAGCTGGCGCGCGATTATCACGAAGCTGGGTTGCTCGACCGCGCCGAGGCGCTGTATCGCGAACTGGTCGACGATGGCATGTATTTGGAAGAGGCACTGCAGGCCTTGCTGTCGATCTTCGAGCAGACGCGCGATTGGGACAATGCCGAAGCCACCGCGCGACGACTGCAGACGGTGGCGGGGCGATCTCAGGCGCGCCTGCTGGCGCACTATGCCTGCGAGCGCGCCGATGCCGCGCGCGCCAGCGGCGACGTTGGGCTGGCGCTTGAGCACGCGCAGCGTGCGTTGCGCGTCGACGATGATTGCGTACGCGCCAGTCTGCTTCTCGGCGAGCTGCGCGAAGCCGCTCAGGACCATGCCGGCGCGCTGCGTGCCTATGAGCACGTGGCGGAACAGGATCTGCGGTTCTTCCCGACTGTACTCCCGAGGCTGCGTCGTGTGCACACCGAGACCGGCGGTGGCGATGGCTATCGCCGCTATCTTCTTGCAGCAGAGAAGCACTACGAAAGCGTGGCGCCGCGACTGGCGCGGCTGCGCCTGGATGTGGAGGACGGCGGCGCCGTCGTCGACGAGCTCGCCGAGATTTGCCGCGCGCAGCCCACCTGGACGGGATTGCGCATGCTTGCCGAGCTTCGCGCCGAAGAGGATGCGCTCGCGCAGGTATTGCACGAAGGCCTCGAGATCGCTTTGCAGTCCCGAGCGCAGTATCGTTGCGAGAACTGCGGGCTGACGCCGCGTCTTTTGTTCTGGCAATGCCCAGGCTGCAAGCAGTGGGCTACGATTCGTCCAACCAGTGACCTTCTGCAGGACACCTGA
- the rpsA gene encoding 30S ribosomal protein S1, with product MLQGRGAHCPQPGRDGFRAAHRVDHNFMSESFAELFEQSLAQGQSMQPGALVRATVLEVKSDVVIVDAGLKSEGVIALDEFKNEMGEVSISAGDEVEVALETVEDGFGETKFSKEKAERIKTWERLSQSFENGEIVNGLITGKVKGGFTVDIGAVRAFLPGSLVDVRPVRDTAYLEGKPLEFKVIKLDQLRNNIVVSRREVLEAEYSAEREQLLETLQEGVVLNGVVKNLVDYGAFVDLGGIDGLLHITDMSWKRIKDPSEVVAVGDEIEVKVLKYDRERRRVSLGLKQLGEDPWVDIARRYPEKTRLFGKVTNITDYGSFVEIESGVEGLVHVSEMDWTNKNVNPNKVVTIGDEVEVMILDIDEERRRISLGMKQCVPNPWEEFAQNYQKGDKVRGTIKSITDFGVFIGIDGGIDGLVHLSDLSWNESGEEAVRRYSKGQEIEATVLAIDAERERISLGVKQMTADPIAQFMADNKRGEQVTGTVREVEARGALIELADGVEGYIKANDLARERVEDATKVLAVGDELTATFIGIDRKSRVIQLSVRAKELQEEEEAVSEYSNSRNATTGRTSLGDLLKEHIGD from the coding sequence GTGCTGCAAGGACGCGGCGCCCATTGTCCACAACCTGGCCGGGACGGATTCCGGGCAGCACATCGAGTAGATCACAACTTTATGAGCGAAAGTTTCGCCGAACTCTTTGAACAAAGCCTCGCACAGGGGCAGTCCATGCAGCCGGGTGCGCTGGTGCGCGCGACGGTGCTGGAAGTGAAGTCCGACGTCGTCATCGTCGACGCCGGCCTGAAGTCGGAAGGGGTCATCGCCCTGGACGAGTTCAAGAACGAGATGGGCGAGGTGTCCATCAGCGCGGGGGACGAGGTCGAGGTTGCACTGGAAACCGTCGAAGACGGCTTCGGCGAAACCAAGTTCTCCAAGGAGAAGGCCGAGCGCATCAAGACCTGGGAGCGTCTGTCCCAGTCCTTCGAGAATGGAGAGATCGTCAACGGTCTCATTACCGGCAAGGTCAAGGGCGGCTTCACCGTCGACATTGGCGCCGTGCGCGCCTTCCTTCCGGGCTCGCTGGTCGACGTCCGGCCGGTGCGCGACACCGCTTATCTCGAGGGCAAGCCCCTCGAGTTCAAGGTCATCAAGCTCGACCAGCTGCGCAACAACATCGTGGTTTCGCGTCGCGAAGTGCTCGAGGCCGAGTACAGCGCCGAGCGCGAGCAGTTGCTTGAGACGTTGCAGGAAGGCGTGGTGCTCAACGGCGTGGTCAAGAATCTCGTCGACTACGGCGCCTTCGTCGACCTCGGCGGCATCGACGGCCTGCTGCACATCACCGACATGTCCTGGAAGCGCATCAAGGACCCGTCGGAGGTCGTTGCGGTCGGTGACGAGATCGAGGTCAAGGTTCTCAAGTACGATCGCGAGCGTCGTCGTGTCAGCCTCGGCCTGAAGCAGCTGGGCGAGGATCCCTGGGTCGATATCGCACGCCGCTATCCGGAAAAGACGCGTCTCTTCGGCAAGGTCACCAACATCACCGACTACGGCTCCTTCGTGGAGATCGAGTCCGGTGTCGAGGGCCTGGTCCACGTCTCCGAGATGGACTGGACCAACAAGAACGTCAACCCGAACAAGGTCGTGACCATCGGCGACGAGGTCGAGGTCATGATCCTGGACATCGACGAGGAGCGTCGCCGCATTTCGCTCGGCATGAAGCAGTGCGTGCCGAATCCCTGGGAAGAGTTCGCGCAGAACTACCAGAAGGGCGACAAGGTTCGCGGCACGATCAAGTCGATTACCGACTTCGGCGTCTTCATCGGCATCGATGGCGGCATCGACGGTCTCGTGCACCTCTCCGACCTGTCCTGGAACGAAAGCGGCGAAGAGGCCGTGCGCCGTTACTCCAAGGGTCAGGAGATCGAGGCGACCGTTCTTGCCATCGACGCAGAGCGCGAGCGCATCTCGCTGGGCGTCAAGCAGATGACTGCCGATCCGATCGCGCAGTTCATGGCCGACAACAAGCGCGGCGAGCAGGTCACCGGCACCGTGCGCGAAGTCGAAGCTCGAGGCGCGCTCATCGAGCTGGCTGACGGCGTCGAGGGCTATATCAAGGCCAACGATCTCGCCCGCGAGCGTGTCGAGGACGCCACCAAGGTGCTCGCGGTCGGCGATGAGCTGACTGCCACCTTCATCGGCATCGACCGCAAGTCGCGTGTCATCCAGCTCTCCGTGCGCGCCAAGGAGCTGCAGGAAGAGGAGGAGGCTGTATCCGAGTACAGCAACAGTCGGAACGCCACCACCGGGCGTACCTCGCTGGGCGATCTGCTCAAGGAGCACATCGGCGATTAA
- a CDS encoding lipopolysaccharide assembly protein LapA domain-containing protein, with translation MYKLRQAVIIVLVLLMLVGGLSLGLFNSQMVRFDYLAGQVELPLIALLVLAAVFTLLLAALASTIPYLRLRRRVSRLQKDLDRVQQKDAVATRLPANRQ, from the coding sequence ATGTATAAGCTGCGTCAGGCGGTGATCATCGTACTGGTGCTCCTGATGCTGGTGGGCGGCCTGTCGCTTGGGCTGTTCAACAGTCAGATGGTGCGTTTCGACTATCTGGCGGGACAGGTCGAGCTTCCGCTGATCGCGTTGCTGGTGTTGGCGGCGGTCTTCACGCTGCTGCTGGCTGCGTTGGCGAGCACCATCCCCTATCTCCGTCTGCGGCGCCGTGTCTCCCGACTGCAGAAGGATCTCGACCGGGTGCAACAGAAGGACGCCGTAGCGACGCGACTGCCCGCGAATCGGCAGTAG